The genomic segment TTAATGAATCTGTTGCGGCGATTTGGCAGGTGATGTTTGCTGTTAAATTAGTTATGCCGGGAGTTCTATTTTTAGGTAAATATTTACGAAGATCAACAGGGCAATCAATGGACATCGCGGTTTGGTCGGTTACTTGGTGAATTGTGAGGGCCATTGCTGTAAAAAATACGTCATTTACGGTTGCATCATGTTTTTTTGCATAGGATATTAGGGAAGCGAATTGCTGTTTAGATGTTTTTGTCCAAATGATTTTTGGGTTGTTTGCGTCGCCTTGGAGTGGGGTTATTGGATTTTGGACAGGCAGCTGATTTTTTTGCTTTGTTAGGATTTCTTGTTTTTGTTTGCGAGAGAATTGGTCGAAAACTTGTTTTAAACCCCGGGATCCGGGACTTAATTTCACTTGGTATTCGGGATTTTCTAGTAGTTTTGAGTATAAATCGCTGAGCAAATATAGATATTGTTTGAAACCCGCTCCATCAGCTAGCATATGGTTCAAAATAATGACGAGTTGATCTGAGGTTTTAGTCCGGATAACCGTTAAGCGAATTTGTGGTCCGTTTTCGGTGGAGAGTTTTTTGATGAGGGCTTGATTTACTTCTTCATATGGTGTAGTTGTTTCGACAAGGAAAACTAAATCATCAGTTGAAAAGACACTTTCTTGCCAGGATGCGCCATTGCTTGTTTCTTTAAAATGACATAGAAGTAGCGGCAATTTTTCCGCTGATAATTGGACAGCTTTTTTTAAAGTAGAGATATTTAAATGATTATCAAATGTAAGCACAGTATGTAAATGATGGTCGTTTTTCATATTTTCAGCAGAAATAAAATGCTTCACATCAGAAGGTTCAGCCGGATAACTGGTGATTTTTGTCATTGTAATTCCTTCTTTCTTCGGTTTAAATGGTTGTTAGTAAGTTCCCGAAAAAAGATTAGCCGAAACTATTTAAAAAGGGTTGATTCTGTAAATAACAGATTCAACCCTTTTGGCATTATTTATACATACTTTCAATAACAGGTTTTAGTTTGTCGATTACGAGTCCACTGCCTCCGCGTCCTTTAACGTTTTCAATCATTCCTACCATTAAATAGTCGGGATTGTCGGCATCGAAAGCGTAGACAAAGCCGTTTTCAAGTCCGTCTTCACCTTGTTTTTCTTTTAGTTCGGCGGTTCCGGTTTTAGCAGCAATGTTGTGACCTTGGATTTGTAAACCATGCGCAGTTCCGGCTGGGTCAGAAACGGTTTTGATTAGTGCGTCTTTGACTTGGTTTGCGGAAGTTGCTTCGGTTGCTTGTGTCGATTTTCCTGTTGCTTCTTTGGTCTCTAGTTTTGGATAAGGCATTTTTCCGTTGTTAGCGATGGCGGAATATGCGATTGCTTGCTGGATTGGTGACATTAGTAATTCACCTTGTCCATATGATGTATCAGCAAGTAAGATATCTGAGTTTAATCCGTCATTGGAAATTTGAGCTGGTTCCATTGTGAATGGCAAGTTATATTCTTTGTCAAAATCGAATTTCTTAAGACCGGCTGTTAGTTTATCTTTGCCGATTTCAAGGCCTTCTTGTGCGAAATAAATATTATCTGAGTGAACAAGTGCATCGGTCATATTTACTTTTGGAACATCATGGACGCGAGTGACAAAATATTTCCCCCAAGAGGCGTCTTTTTGCCATTTAAGTCCAGAGATTTCGCGAACTTTGTCAGGTTTGGTAATTCCAGTATCAAGCCCAATCGTTGCTGTGATGGTTTTAAAAGTAGAGCCAGGTGCGTAACGATTAGCGTATCTAGCTAGGAAAGGTAGTCTTTTGTCATCATTATATTTTGCATAATCATCGGCGGTAATTCCAAGTACCATTTGGTTGGCATCATAGGAAGGCGTACTAACTAAAGCTAAAAGTTCGCCGTTTGTCGGATTAATCATTGTTACAGCACCGGTTTCTGATCCGAGGCTATCAAATGCTTTCTTTTGAACAGCGGCATCAATCGTAAGTTTAATTTCTTCGCCATCTTTACGATCTATTTTTTGTAAAGTGTCTTCTTGTTTTGTTTGGTCGTTAATGATTTTTATTTCGCCACCATCTTTGCCGCGAAGTTGTTTATCGTAGTAGCGTTCTAAGCCACTTTTTCCGATAACATCACCGACGCCGAGTTTGGGATTTTTTTCGATGTCTTCAGCGCTAACCTCGCCAACATAACCAATTAAATGGGATGTAGCTTCGTTTAGTGGATATGTTCGTAGTTCTTTTTGAGCGTAAGTTAGACCTGTTGCTTCAGGAAGTTTATCCTCATCTAGTGTTACGAGTGGGACAAAACTGTCTGCTTGAACCCATTTTTGCGCTAATTGTTTGTTAATATATTCTGTTGAAATATCGAGCTTTTTGCTGATATCTTGAATGTTTTTCGTTTTTTCGTCCCCTTCACCGAGTTTAGATGGAACCACTCCAGCTTCGGCAAATTGGCCTTTAGTTGCGAGTGGAGTGCCATTACGGTCTACAATTTGACCACGTGTAGCACTATCTTCGGTGATACGGACTTTGTCGGTTTTTACCATTCCTGGAAAAATAAGGGCTGGTTTCCAGTCGATTTTCCAGTCGTCATTTTGTTTTGAAATAGTTGTTTTATATTTTTGCGTGGCAAGTTTTCCAAGACTAGTGCGCATTTCAAGTTCATAAGTTAGGTTGAATTTATTTTCTTTGTCATCGTAGACAGATTTCAGGTTTTTTACTTTAATATTTTCGGCGCCAATGCCACTATAGACTGCTTGGTATTTCGCTTCCATCTCTTTGGCAGTAACTTCTACCTTTTTTAGTGAAGCATTGGTGACATTATTTCCAAGTTTGTCATACTTTTCTTTAGCGATATTTGAAGTAAAAGTTTCTGCTGCTCTTAAAGCGTTTTTTTCGTCTTTATGTTGATTTTGTATGAAAAAGTAGATGGCAACACCTATCAGGACAATAACGACGGCGATACTTCCAATAATAAGCGCCTTCTTGTTGTTCCCTTTTTTTCCATTTAAATTAGCCATAATACACCCCTTAAATTCATAATTATTTAATTAATTATACCAAACACTACGCAGAAAGTTGAAAAAATTAAGAAAACCTTTAACATTTGGCTGACATATTTTTTTCTAATTGGTGTCATACTTTGTTCTTATTTGTTTGTTAAAGTAGTCTTAACGAAAGGATGATGTTGGATGGAAGAGATGGAACAACCAGAAAAGAAAGTCGTTATTCGTGGCAAAGGAATCCATAATAAATGGAAGTGGAGTACAATTATTGTTAGTATTCTATCGGTAATTATTATTAGTGTTTTAAGTTATCAGCTATATTCTGTTAGTCAAAATAGTCCAGGAAATAATACTGGAACAATGCAGCAAGGACCAGGTGGGAACGGTGCACCAAGCGGAAATCCGCCGTCCGGGGAACCAGGTCAAAATCCTGGAAGTTCGGATGATAGCACTGACTCTGGCACAAGTGAAAGCGGTACTAGTGATAGCACAAGTAGTGACAACTCGATATGAAGGTTTAGCTCTCTAAAGTCTTATTTTAGGGAGCTTTTATTAATCTTTAAAAAATCTTATGCAGTTTTGACTCTCTTTTTTTGCTTTTTTATTGTAATATGGAGGTAAGTTACAATAAAAGAGGTGTGAAAGATGGCAAGACATGCGCAGAAAAAAAAGCGTCGTACGCGTAAAGGAAGAGTTTTTGTTACTATTCTCTTGGCATTATTAATTTTAGTTGGCGTAGTTGCA from the Listeria seeligeri serovar 1/2b str. SLCC3954 genome contains:
- a CDS encoding condensation domain-containing protein; this translates as MTKITSYPAEPSDVKHFISAENMKNDHHLHTVLTFDNHLNISTLKKAVQLSAEKLPLLLCHFKETSNGASWQESVFSTDDLVFLVETTTPYEEVNQALIKKLSTENGPQIRLTVIRTKTSDQLVIILNHMLADGAGFKQYLYLLSDLYSKLLENPEYQVKLSPGSRGLKQVFDQFSRKQKQEILTKQKNQLPVQNPITPLQGDANNPKIIWTKTSKQQFASLISYAKKHDATVNDVFFTAMALTIHQVTDQTAMSIDCPVDLRKYLPKNRTPGITNLTANITCQIAATDSLTSFEETLHIVKKSLQPQKNSLAALRIYYLLEIIFQKKSYAIAKKASEKLYSIPKTSFTNIGIIDEDKMVFKNSYLQECFICGSLKYAPFFQVAATTFRGELTLSTNLHGTSHDHLWQADFLQKMIQQFPRI
- the pbp4 gene encoding penicillin-binding protein PBP4(5), which translates into the protein MANLNGKKGNNKKALIIGSIAVVIVLIGVAIYFFIQNQHKDEKNALRAAETFTSNIAKEKYDKLGNNVTNASLKKVEVTAKEMEAKYQAVYSGIGAENIKVKNLKSVYDDKENKFNLTYELEMRTSLGKLATQKYKTTISKQNDDWKIDWKPALIFPGMVKTDKVRITEDSATRGQIVDRNGTPLATKGQFAEAGVVPSKLGEGDEKTKNIQDISKKLDISTEYINKQLAQKWVQADSFVPLVTLDEDKLPEATGLTYAQKELRTYPLNEATSHLIGYVGEVSAEDIEKNPKLGVGDVIGKSGLERYYDKQLRGKDGGEIKIINDQTKQEDTLQKIDRKDGEEIKLTIDAAVQKKAFDSLGSETGAVTMINPTNGELLALVSTPSYDANQMVLGITADDYAKYNDDKRLPFLARYANRYAPGSTFKTITATIGLDTGITKPDKVREISGLKWQKDASWGKYFVTRVHDVPKVNMTDALVHSDNIYFAQEGLEIGKDKLTAGLKKFDFDKEYNLPFTMEPAQISNDGLNSDILLADTSYGQGELLMSPIQQAIAYSAIANNGKMPYPKLETKEATGKSTQATEATSANQVKDALIKTVSDPAGTAHGLQIQGHNIAAKTGTAELKEKQGEDGLENGFVYAFDADNPDYLMVGMIENVKGRGGSGLVIDKLKPVIESMYK